A region of the Spirochaeta isovalerica genome:
GCGTTCCCCTTTCTGTAGGCGAGGAGTTTGCTGATATCGAGAAAAGCCCCGAATTGGAAGCGGATATATCCCCCTACGGAATGAAATTTGCCTGGGCGATAAAAGTTAAGCCCAAAACCAAAGATTTTGGTCCTTTTGAAGATCTTTTCGAACCGACTCTCGAATCCTTTTCAAGGCTGTATCCCCAGGTTCTCAACACAGGTCTTCCCCCTGAAACGGTTATCGGACCTGTGGCAGGTAAGACAATATTGGAAGAGAAAGTTGAACCGGCTCTTATGTTCCTTTCCTGCGGTACCGAAATGGAAGTGGCTTTCAGCACATTCTTTATGGATGGTGAGAAACTGGTGACCGAAGCTTCTTTTGACTTTGATACGGTTTTCGATAAAGTCGATGAAAACGGAAATGAAGTCGAGTACAAAATGACTCTGGAAGACTTCAGACAGGTTGAAGAATTCTATAAAGTCATTCTTCAGAAATACAATAACAGAATTGATTTCGGCTGGTCTAAAACACAGTTTGTATACGATACTCTTTTTCCCGATGCAAGTGCTGAATAAGCGGTTACGGTTTTAATTCCGGCCATTGCCTCTCCTTTCGGGGAAAGGCAATGGCCTTTTTTCGTTTAATATCAGAAAGAATGGAGAGTTAATGGAAGTTGAAAAAATATTTAAAAGCAGCATCGTGGAACGGGGCCGTAAGCAGATCGAAATAAAAACGGATTATGTCCTGAGAAGAACGAGGAAAAAAAAGCAGAGGTTTTGTCTGAATGCCTATATTTACACGCCTTCCCAGCTGGGGATTCACAATGAGAGATATTCCAAGGAGACATTTTTCCATAATTTCGTCTCCCATACGCGGTACAAAACACCCTCTATGTCTTTTGATGAACTTCTCTCTCCCGGCTATGAACTGAGTCCTCTTATCCGTT
Encoded here:
- a CDS encoding membrane lipoprotein lipid attachment site-containing protein, translated to MKKLLLFLISTLMLAACATAPDTASSEDEAENRGILAAEKGYYLLDDERIVEKLDSAEYKMLINLEDYSPEILWDLMKEAAAETGVVIEEFEEPMKRNYRDIQYLDTDYGMVKNLGYILRYRFPWDVYEGPGAAANERDSKYDITIKVRDSDMNKAISVPLSVGEEFADIEKSPELEADISPYGMKFAWAIKVKPKTKDFGPFEDLFEPTLESFSRLYPQVLNTGLPPETVIGPVAGKTILEEKVEPALMFLSCGTEMEVAFSTFFMDGEKLVTEASFDFDTVFDKVDENGNEVEYKMTLEDFRQVEEFYKVILQKYNNRIDFGWSKTQFVYDTLFPDASAE